The following are from one region of the Prevotella communis genome:
- a CDS encoding TatD family hydrolase, translating into MEVSFVDTHCHLDGEEFDLDRAEVMQRAREAGCKAIFLPAIDFPTSQRILTLSEQYPDWLYPMVGLHPEEVRADWREQLEKIKVLIHHPSSVSPLIAIGEVGLDFYWSREFEKEQLEAFEVQVQWSVETQLPLMIHCRKAQNEMVHIIKRYADRLPGGVFHCFTGNDKEAAELLQFDRFVLGVGGVLTFKKSHLPEVLLTSVPLDRLVLETDAPYMAPVPMRGQRNESSYIRHVITRLAEAYGVDELEICHHTNENVKKVFGIQV; encoded by the coding sequence GTGGAAGTTTCTTTCGTAGATACACATTGCCATTTGGATGGTGAGGAATTTGACCTGGATAGGGCAGAGGTGATGCAGCGGGCCCGTGAGGCTGGTTGCAAGGCTATCTTCCTGCCTGCTATCGACTTTCCTACTTCCCAGCGTATTCTGACCCTTTCTGAGCAATACCCCGACTGGCTCTATCCGATGGTGGGACTCCACCCGGAGGAAGTGCGTGCCGACTGGCGTGAGCAGCTGGAGAAGATAAAAGTTCTCATCCATCACCCTTCTTCCGTCAGCCCTCTTATTGCTATCGGTGAGGTTGGCCTTGATTTCTATTGGAGCAGGGAGTTCGAAAAGGAACAGCTGGAGGCTTTCGAGGTACAGGTGCAGTGGTCGGTTGAGACACAGTTACCCCTGATGATTCATTGTAGAAAGGCCCAGAACGAGATGGTACATATTATAAAGAGGTATGCCGACCGGTTGCCTGGAGGTGTGTTTCATTGCTTTACGGGGAATGACAAAGAGGCGGCAGAACTGTTGCAGTTCGACCGGTTTGTACTTGGCGTTGGCGGTGTGCTGACATTTAAGAAGAGTCATCTTCCCGAAGTCCTTCTGACTAGTGTGCCCCTTGACCGCCTGGTGCTGGAAACGGATGCCCCCTATATGGCACCTGTGCCTATGCGGGGACAGCGTAATGAGTCATCGTATATCCGTCATGTCATCACCCGTCTTGCAGAGGCCTATGGCGTGGATGAATTGGAAATTTGTCATCATACGAATGAAAATGTGAAAAAAGTATTTGGTATTCAGGTATAA
- the porQ gene encoding type IX secretion system protein PorQ, which produces MRFFIIFTWLMLLALPIKAQDSQTAFNFLRLPTSAHAAALGGENVTLTDNDAAMVFHNPALLNFVSDRTLGLNMMTYMQGSVTGSASYSQFVGDRGSWGIQGRFINYGEMKQTTVSNEETGTFHASDFAVGGTFAYGLTEHISGGITAKMVASYIGHYNAMGAAVDLGLNYFDEESNWSIGAVARNLGGQLKAYDDDFERMPLDVQLGVSKRLASSPLRFSATLVRLNNWEYGIGKHLVLGADLLLSDQFYIAAGYNAMRASEMKISAGENDESSHGAALSIGAGMMLERMQLHVAYGKYHVSSTSLMINFSYAL; this is translated from the coding sequence ATGAGATTTTTCATCATTTTCACCTGGCTTATGCTACTTGCGCTTCCCATCAAGGCGCAAGACAGTCAGACTGCGTTCAATTTCCTCAGACTGCCCACCAGCGCCCATGCTGCTGCCCTGGGTGGAGAGAATGTGACGCTCACAGACAATGATGCCGCCATGGTATTCCACAACCCTGCCCTTCTGAATTTCGTCAGTGACCGCACACTCGGTCTCAACATGATGACCTACATGCAGGGCTCGGTAACGGGAAGTGCCTCCTATTCACAGTTTGTCGGCGACCGCGGCTCCTGGGGCATCCAGGGACGTTTCATCAACTATGGTGAAATGAAGCAGACCACTGTCAGCAATGAGGAGACAGGAACCTTTCATGCCAGCGACTTTGCCGTAGGCGGCACCTTTGCCTATGGACTGACAGAACATATCAGCGGTGGTATCACCGCCAAGATGGTCGCCTCGTACATCGGCCATTATAATGCCATGGGCGCAGCCGTCGACCTGGGCCTCAACTATTTTGACGAAGAGAGCAACTGGAGCATCGGTGCCGTGGCCCGCAACCTGGGCGGGCAACTGAAAGCCTATGACGATGATTTCGAGCGAATGCCACTCGACGTGCAACTGGGTGTCAGCAAGCGCCTGGCCAGTTCACCACTGCGTTTCTCTGCCACGCTGGTACGTCTGAACAACTGGGAGTACGGCATCGGCAAGCACCTGGTGCTGGGAGCCGACCTCCTGCTGAGCGACCAGTTCTATATCGCAGCCGGCTACAATGCCATGCGCGCCTCGGAGATGAAGATCAGTGCAGGAGAAAACGATGAGAGCAGTCACGGGGCAGCCCTTTCCATCGGTGCCGGTATGATGCTGGAGCGGATGCAGCTGCATGTGGCCTACGGGAAATACCATGTGAGCAGCACCTCCCTGATGATTAATTTCAGCTACGCCCTCTAG
- a CDS encoding SusC/RagA family TonB-linked outer membrane protein: MSKRFARILGLIIFSCQLSIISSYAQKAGDIISGTVTDAFGPVMQANVIEIDAANRIVAAATTDMNGNFSFKLKNPKDKLKISYVGCKTQILPINKTHYNIKLVDQTTLTGVEIVSSKKAGGSGLQIPVKEISSARQSIDMKEFEGLSVTTVDEALQGRIAGLDIVANSGNLGSGTSMRLRGVSSINSSSEPLIVVDGNVLQGGAPSDFDFQSANDEKFAELLNINPEDIESISVLKDAAATAIWGSQGGNGVIEIKTKRGARGNTRVTYSFRLTGTYQPNGMKLLNGDEYTMLLKEEYFNPHMDPNASDDINEINYVSGGKFSEYQMYNNNTDWVDAVKKTGWRQNHYVSLSGGGEKANFRIAAGYDHETGSIIKQQLDRFTTRVALDYFVSDRIKIATNVSLTYTDNHKNYSDLLSVAYRRMPNLSIYEEDKNGNSLSEFYNMLPSSNKVFEDNQYKDYNPIALAYLAQSEESSYNIEPEFKLNYELLGIENEQTRLTYEGKIVFNISNRYNDMFRPVELSTGGWTSKDANLATSTANKSLGVTTTHTLTFVPQFRNKDHSLMMLLRGQLTKGTSTNQNTSEYGLPSGTIRSTSAAGIIDAFSASPGQWRSLYFTYSAHYAYKGRYVADFSVRRDGTTKFGNDKRWGNFPALSGKWIVSDEPWMKKGLPFVSMLAARLGWGIVGNPPGGEGLYYSKYTGGKGYMNYGSVYQKNIQLKKLKWEQKETINFGLDFGFWNELISGNVEVYRQKTTDLLMGNRSLPSSSGFPSLDYQNVGAMENVGWEFNLNGNRIIKAGKFSVDFNVTFANNRNKLTEMDETVLASLNNDFDKKNGSYLSRVELNRPLGGIYGFRYKGVYQYSKYSEVEVPGVSGPNAPVARDKDGNVIVDNYGRTKPMRFCYTGIEEDEKEFKGGDAIYEDINHDGQINELDIVYLGSSLPKFTGGFGFKLHFGRLTLNNQFNFRYGNKIINKARMNAENMYSNNNQSRAVLWRWRVEGDIAPIPRALYNYGYNWLGSDRFVEDGSFIRLNYTQLSYAVPQKHLKKLGLNQLSLYVSANNLFVLTKYSGADPEVGYGGYGVVTDNAQTPRAKSFTGGVTISF; the protein is encoded by the coding sequence ATGAGTAAAAGATTTGCTAGAATTTTAGGATTGATAATTTTCAGTTGTCAGTTGTCAATTATCAGTTCCTATGCCCAGAAAGCGGGCGATATCATCAGCGGAACAGTGACTGATGCCTTCGGTCCTGTGATGCAGGCCAACGTCATTGAGATAGACGCCGCCAACCGTATCGTGGCCGCTGCTACAACAGATATGAATGGTAACTTCTCCTTCAAGCTGAAGAATCCGAAGGATAAGTTGAAAATCTCTTATGTGGGATGTAAGACGCAGATTCTGCCTATCAACAAGACCCACTATAATATTAAATTGGTGGACCAGACCACGCTGACGGGTGTTGAAATCGTTTCAAGTAAGAAAGCCGGCGGTTCAGGTCTGCAGATTCCCGTCAAGGAAATCTCGTCTGCCCGTCAGAGCATCGACATGAAGGAGTTCGAGGGTCTGTCAGTGACAACCGTCGACGAGGCTCTGCAGGGTCGTATCGCCGGTCTGGATATCGTGGCCAACTCAGGTAACCTGGGTAGCGGTACTTCAATGCGTCTGCGTGGTGTGTCGAGTATTAACAGTTCAAGCGAACCTCTGATTGTGGTCGATGGTAATGTGTTGCAGGGTGGTGCACCTTCCGACTTCGACTTCCAGTCGGCCAATGATGAGAAATTCGCTGAACTGCTGAATATCAACCCCGAGGATATCGAGAGTATCTCAGTATTGAAGGATGCTGCTGCTACCGCTATCTGGGGTTCACAGGGTGGTAATGGTGTTATCGAGATCAAGACCAAGCGTGGCGCACGTGGTAATACGCGCGTAACCTATAGCTTCCGTCTGACCGGAACCTATCAGCCCAACGGTATGAAACTGCTGAACGGTGACGAGTACACCATGCTGCTGAAAGAGGAGTATTTCAATCCTCACATGGATCCCAATGCCAGTGATGACATCAATGAGATTAACTATGTCTCTGGTGGTAAGTTCTCTGAGTATCAGATGTATAACAATAATACCGACTGGGTAGATGCTGTGAAGAAGACCGGTTGGCGCCAGAACCACTATGTGTCACTGAGCGGTGGTGGTGAGAAGGCTAACTTCCGTATTGCTGCCGGTTACGACCACGAGACTGGTTCTATCATCAAGCAGCAGTTGGACCGTTTCACCACACGTGTGGCTTTGGACTATTTCGTGTCTGACCGTATCAAGATTGCGACCAATGTGTCGCTGACTTATACCGACAACCATAAGAACTATTCAGACCTGCTGTCTGTTGCTTATCGTCGTATGCCTAACCTGAGCATCTACGAGGAGGATAAGAATGGTAACTCGCTGAGTGAGTTCTATAACATGCTGCCCAGCTCCAATAAGGTGTTTGAGGACAACCAGTATAAGGACTACAACCCCATTGCTCTGGCTTATCTTGCTCAGAGCGAGGAGAGTAGCTATAATATTGAACCTGAGTTCAAGTTGAACTATGAACTGTTGGGTATAGAGAATGAACAGACCCGACTCACTTACGAGGGTAAGATTGTGTTCAATATCTCTAACCGCTATAATGATATGTTCCGTCCTGTGGAACTGAGTACAGGCGGATGGACAAGTAAGGATGCCAACCTGGCTACCAGCACTGCCAATAAGAGTCTGGGTGTTACCACAACACATACGCTGACCTTCGTACCACAGTTCCGTAACAAGGATCACTCTTTGATGATGTTGCTGCGCGGGCAGTTGACAAAGGGTACAAGCACCAACCAGAATACCAGTGAGTACGGTCTGCCTTCCGGTACTATCCGTTCTACCAGTGCAGCAGGTATCATTGACGCCTTCAGTGCTTCACCTGGCCAGTGGCGTAGCTTGTATTTCACCTATTCGGCCCACTATGCTTACAAGGGCCGTTACGTAGCCGACTTCTCTGTACGTCGCGACGGTACGACCAAGTTTGGTAATGACAAGCGCTGGGGTAACTTCCCTGCTTTGTCAGGTAAGTGGATTGTCAGTGATGAGCCATGGATGAAGAAAGGTCTTCCTTTCGTGTCGATGCTGGCTGCCCGTTTGGGATGGGGTATCGTAGGTAACCCTCCAGGCGGTGAAGGTCTTTACTACAGTAAGTATACCGGTGGTAAGGGTTATATGAACTACGGTTCTGTGTACCAGAAGAATATCCAGTTGAAGAAACTGAAGTGGGAACAGAAGGAGACCATCAACTTCGGTCTTGACTTCGGTTTCTGGAATGAGTTGATTAGTGGTAATGTGGAGGTGTATCGTCAGAAGACCACCGATCTGCTGATGGGTAACCGCTCACTGCCTTCAAGTTCTGGTTTCCCCTCTCTGGATTATCAGAACGTAGGTGCCATGGAGAATGTGGGTTGGGAGTTCAACCTGAATGGTAACCGTATCATCAAGGCCGGTAAGTTCTCGGTTGACTTCAACGTTACTTTTGCCAACAACCGCAATAAGTTGACAGAGATGGATGAGACCGTGCTGGCTTCACTGAATAATGACTTCGACAAGAAGAATGGCAGCTACCTCTCACGTGTGGAGCTGAACCGTCCTCTGGGTGGTATCTATGGCTTCCGCTACAAGGGTGTATACCAGTACAGCAAGTACTCTGAGGTAGAGGTTCCTGGTGTCAGTGGTCCCAATGCTCCTGTGGCACGTGATAAGGATGGCAATGTCATCGTGGACAACTACGGTCGCACGAAGCCTATGAGATTCTGCTACACCGGCATCGAGGAAGATGAGAAGGAGTTCAAGGGTGGTGACGCTATCTATGAGGATATCAACCACGACGGACAGATCAATGAGTTGGATATCGTATATCTCGGCTCTTCTCTGCCTAAGTTTACCGGTGGTTTCGGCTTTAAGTTGCATTTCGGCCGTCTAACACTGAACAACCAGTTTAACTTCCGTTATGGCAACAAGATTATCAATAAGGCACGTATGAATGCAGAGAATATGTATTCAAACAACAACCAGAGTCGTGCCGTGCTGTGGCGCTGGCGTGTTGAGGGTGACATCGCCCCCATCCCGCGCGCGCTATATAATTATGGTTATAACTGGTTGGGTAGCGACCGCTTCGTGGAGGATGGTTCTTTCATCCGTCTGAACTATACACAGCTGAGCTATGCTGTACCACAGAAGCATCTGAAAAAGCTCGGTCTGAACCAGTTGAGTCTGTATGTATCGGCTAACAACTTGTTTGTACTGACTAAGTATTCTGGTGCCGACCCAGAGGTGGGTTACGGTGGCTATGGTGTCGTGACGGATAATGCACAGACACCTCGTGCCAAGTCATTCACCGGCGGTGTTACTATTTCTTTCTAA
- a CDS encoding polyprenyl synthetase family protein, whose protein sequence is MMTSEEILRVVNKGLESLAYDRKPASLYEPIRYVLSLGGKRIRPVLMLLSYNLFKEHPEEILMPALGLETYHNYTLLHDDLMDNADVRRGQPTVHKKWDANTAILSGDSMLVLAYQRVAQCDNAHLAQVLDLFTETALEIGEGQQFDMDFETRNDVEEEEYIEMIRLKTSVLLACALKMGALLGDASQEDADLLYRFGEKIGLAFQLQDDLLDVYGDPKVFGKAIGGDITSNKKTYMLINAVNRANAEQRAELMRWIEAKQFDRAEKVAAVTRLYDEIGIRQLCEEKINCYFEQGKQLLEKVNVPAERKEVLRQYTNAMMHREK, encoded by the coding sequence ATGATGACATCTGAAGAGATTCTGAGAGTTGTTAATAAGGGATTGGAGTCCCTTGCGTATGACCGTAAGCCCGCATCGCTCTATGAGCCTATCCGTTATGTGCTGTCACTGGGCGGTAAGCGTATCCGTCCTGTACTGATGTTGCTGAGCTATAACCTGTTCAAGGAACATCCCGAGGAGATTCTGATGCCGGCCCTGGGTCTGGAGACCTATCATAACTATACGCTGCTCCATGACGACCTGATGGATAATGCCGATGTGCGACGCGGTCAGCCCACGGTTCATAAGAAATGGGATGCCAATACGGCTATCCTCTCAGGAGACTCTATGCTGGTGCTGGCCTATCAGCGTGTGGCCCAGTGTGACAATGCCCATCTTGCCCAGGTGCTTGACCTGTTTACGGAGACTGCCCTTGAGATTGGGGAAGGTCAGCAGTTTGACATGGACTTCGAGACACGTAATGACGTGGAAGAGGAGGAATATATCGAGATGATCCGCCTGAAGACCAGTGTGCTGCTGGCCTGTGCCTTGAAGATGGGTGCCCTCTTGGGCGATGCATCCCAGGAGGATGCTGACCTGCTCTATCGCTTCGGTGAGAAGATTGGTCTGGCATTCCAGCTTCAGGACGACTTGCTTGATGTCTATGGCGATCCGAAGGTCTTTGGTAAGGCTATCGGCGGTGATATCACTTCGAATAAGAAGACTTATATGCTTATCAATGCCGTGAATCGTGCCAATGCCGAACAGCGTGCAGAACTGATGCGCTGGATTGAGGCGAAGCAGTTTGACCGTGCGGAGAAGGTGGCTGCGGTGACCCGCCTGTATGACGAGATCGGTATCCGTCAACTCTGTGAAGAGAAGATAAACTGCTATTTCGAGCAGGGTAAGCAGTTGCTCGAAAAGGTGAACGTGCCTGCAGAGCGCAAGGAGGTGCTTCGCCAGTATACGAACGCCATGATGCACAGGGAGAAGTAA
- a CDS encoding energy transducer TonB codes for MEEKKSKKADLEHGWIRRFLLGLVISLLCFFVALIMPFPEDDPLDDPDLLDMFSMDEELPSLMRPENELALAPKVEPEPSKKLVVKEEEQDQEQKLLKDNEPVETDMDDDMSATDEDEKEPPKPEEEAISFRVVEDLPQFPGGAIEMMKWLQRNLKYPPTIQERKIQGKVIAEFIVNKDGSVTDVKVVKSLNPLCDREVLRVLRMMPRWTAGIQNDEPCRTKVCIPVVFKL; via the coding sequence ATGGAAGAGAAGAAAAGTAAAAAGGCTGATTTGGAGCATGGATGGATACGCAGGTTCCTGCTGGGACTTGTGATTTCCCTGCTGTGTTTCTTTGTGGCACTGATAATGCCTTTTCCAGAGGATGACCCACTTGATGATCCTGATTTGCTGGACATGTTCTCCATGGATGAAGAACTGCCGTCGCTGATGCGCCCGGAGAATGAGCTTGCATTGGCCCCTAAGGTGGAACCGGAGCCTTCCAAGAAACTGGTGGTGAAGGAGGAAGAACAGGACCAGGAACAGAAACTCCTGAAGGATAATGAACCTGTAGAGACGGATATGGATGATGACATGAGTGCTACGGATGAGGATGAAAAGGAACCGCCCAAACCCGAGGAGGAAGCAATCAGTTTCCGTGTGGTAGAGGATCTGCCTCAATTCCCCGGTGGTGCCATTGAGATGATGAAATGGCTGCAGCGTAATCTGAAATATCCCCCAACCATACAGGAACGGAAAATTCAGGGAAAGGTAATCGCTGAGTTTATCGTAAACAAGGACGGGTCGGTGACGGACGTGAAGGTGGTGAAATCGCTGAATCCGCTCTGTGACCGGGAAGTGCTGCGCGTACTTCGTATGATGCCCCGCTGGACGGCTGGTATTCAGAATGATGAACCTTGCCGTACGAAAGTGTGTATCCCCGTTGTCTTTAAATTGTAA
- a CDS encoding fasciclin domain-containing protein — MKIKKPIDLQRSLALQDFWKRSRCHLLAVGLALTCAGGFVSCSEYDLDENTPAGWDRSIYSWLDEQDDFTTMVKLINDLDYRDVLAKTGSKTLFAADDQAFDRFFKNNSWGVKKYEDLTVAQKRKLLFGAMINNSYQVQTLSSTPNASGTPVEGDAMRRSSALEPFDNVQILEKKDIPNADYWSMYQGRDSLVVLHDATETPMIHFIERYMVNKQITNEDYDFLYNHTTHRQSGDASVNGAQIVEQNIRCLNGFINRMSEVVTPLPNMADIIMSKPNTTVFAHLLNRYSVLDCMDDETKDSYNASRGTHVDSVFQLRYFSERSQGKAFNKSHNQVSEDFGELPYDPGWNSYNVPSNSTGSTAMQQDMAVMLVPSDEALNKYWEEGAGAALRKSFGSWDNVPYSTLTEFMSANMLESLSGSVPSKFQFILNDAADPMGIKTTDVDSVWLACNGAIYLTNRVFTPTSFVSVMYPTVVDKNMSIMLWAIKKLNYQAYLNSLNARYSFFLPSNKALLEYVDPCSYGKPQRQMLRFHYDSDRKGNEVYASIHNIDPETGVAGDSVGVYTNSNGTNLDLNPILNRLYTILDDHVVIGNVEDGHEYYRTKGGSILRVKNAGQSSMLVEGTRQINGETPSVPVSYIYDQTPETQGGNGKSYILEQGPVLGTRQTVFNILGQHPEFKRFHDLLEASELIETKHDKKFACSDSCISVFNNFHYTVYVPTNESIDQLIADGDLHTWDDVAALDTTIAEQNTLYHQYVNEIDAFLRYHIQDNAIVINADNTTGMDKMDSEGNFTTPYETAYLATEKTSTGKIRAFKKLNVKTNEKGSDIWIIDAGGNTRKVVKTPGLYNLMAREFTYAQSEKSQASIIHNSSSAVVHLIDGPLMTKKKN; from the coding sequence ATGAAAATCAAAAAACCGATTGACCTGCAGAGGTCGCTTGCATTGCAAGATTTCTGGAAACGGAGCCGGTGTCATCTTCTCGCTGTTGGCTTAGCGCTGACATGTGCTGGTGGGTTTGTTTCTTGTTCGGAGTACGACTTGGATGAAAACACCCCCGCAGGGTGGGATCGCAGCATCTACAGTTGGCTGGATGAACAGGATGACTTTACCACCATGGTGAAGTTGATTAATGACCTGGACTACCGTGATGTGCTGGCAAAGACGGGTTCGAAGACCCTGTTTGCCGCCGACGACCAAGCCTTTGACCGTTTCTTTAAGAACAATTCATGGGGCGTCAAGAAGTATGAGGACCTGACTGTGGCCCAGAAGCGTAAACTGCTTTTCGGTGCCATGATTAACAACAGTTATCAGGTACAGACACTCTCAAGTACCCCCAACGCCAGTGGAACTCCTGTTGAGGGTGATGCCATGCGTCGCAGTTCTGCACTTGAGCCTTTCGACAATGTGCAGATTCTGGAAAAGAAAGATATCCCGAATGCTGACTATTGGTCCATGTATCAGGGAAGAGACTCTTTGGTGGTGCTGCATGATGCTACCGAGACGCCGATGATTCATTTCATTGAGCGTTATATGGTGAACAAGCAGATTACCAATGAAGACTATGACTTCCTGTATAATCATACAACCCATCGCCAGAGTGGTGACGCTTCTGTGAACGGTGCCCAGATTGTGGAACAGAATATCCGTTGCCTGAATGGTTTTATCAACCGTATGAGTGAGGTGGTGACACCTCTGCCCAATATGGCTGATATTATTATGTCAAAGCCAAACACGACAGTCTTTGCACATCTGCTGAACCGCTATTCAGTGCTGGATTGTATGGACGATGAGACGAAGGATTCCTACAACGCCAGCAGAGGTACTCATGTAGACTCTGTGTTCCAGTTGCGCTATTTCTCTGAGCGTTCTCAGGGTAAGGCCTTCAATAAGTCGCATAACCAGGTGAGTGAGGACTTCGGTGAACTGCCTTATGATCCAGGATGGAACAGTTATAATGTACCTTCTAATTCTACTGGAAGTACCGCTATGCAGCAGGATATGGCTGTGATGCTGGTTCCTTCTGATGAGGCTTTGAACAAGTACTGGGAAGAAGGTGCCGGTGCTGCCTTGCGTAAGAGCTTCGGTTCTTGGGATAATGTGCCTTACAGCACCCTGACCGAGTTTATGAGCGCCAATATGCTTGAGTCACTCTCAGGCAGTGTGCCCAGTAAGTTCCAGTTCATCCTGAATGATGCAGCTGATCCCATGGGTATTAAAACTACCGATGTGGACTCTGTATGGCTCGCTTGTAACGGTGCTATCTATCTGACGAACCGTGTGTTCACACCTACTTCATTCGTCAGTGTGATGTACCCCACTGTGGTGGATAAGAATATGTCTATCATGCTTTGGGCTATCAAGAAACTGAATTATCAGGCTTATCTGAACTCACTGAATGCCCGCTATAGTTTCTTCTTGCCATCCAACAAGGCACTGCTGGAATATGTTGACCCCTGTTCATACGGAAAACCACAGCGTCAGATGCTGCGCTTCCATTACGATTCCGATCGTAAGGGTAATGAGGTTTATGCAAGTATTCATAACATAGATCCTGAGACAGGCGTAGCCGGTGACTCTGTTGGCGTATATACCAATAGTAATGGTACGAATCTGGACTTGAACCCGATTCTGAACCGATTGTATACCATTCTTGATGATCACGTGGTGATTGGTAATGTGGAGGACGGACATGAGTATTACCGCACGAAGGGAGGCTCAATACTCCGCGTGAAGAATGCAGGACAGAGCTCTATGCTGGTTGAAGGAACCCGCCAGATCAACGGTGAGACCCCATCAGTACCTGTCAGCTATATTTATGACCAGACACCTGAGACACAGGGCGGTAACGGTAAGAGCTATATCCTGGAGCAGGGTCCTGTGCTGGGTACACGTCAGACCGTATTCAATATCCTGGGTCAGCATCCTGAATTCAAGCGTTTCCATGACCTGCTTGAGGCCAGTGAACTTATCGAGACCAAGCATGATAAGAAGTTTGCTTGCAGTGACAGCTGTATCAGTGTGTTCAATAACTTCCATTATACGGTCTATGTACCTACCAATGAGAGTATCGACCAGCTGATTGCCGATGGTGACCTGCATACCTGGGATGATGTGGCTGCCCTGGATACGACCATCGCCGAACAGAACACATTGTATCATCAGTATGTGAACGAGATTGACGCTTTCCTGCGTTACCACATCCAGGATAATGCCATTGTGATCAATGCCGATAACACCACTGGCATGGATAAAATGGATAGTGAAGGCAATTTCACAACTCCTTATGAGACGGCTTACCTGGCAACTGAGAAGACCTCAACCGGTAAAATCAGGGCTTTCAAGAAGTTGAACGTGAAGACCAATGAGAAGGGTTCTGATATCTGGATTATTGATGCCGGCGGCAATACCCGTAAGGTTGTGAAGACTCCCGGACTCTATAACCTGATGGCTCGTGAGTTTACGTATGCACAGAGCGAGAAGAGTCAGGCAAGTATTATCCACAACTCTTCATCGGCCGTGGTTCACCTGATTGACGGACCGTTAATGACTAAGAAAAAGAACTGA